A region of Bacteroidota bacterium DNA encodes the following proteins:
- a CDS encoding DegT/DnrJ/EryC1/StrS family aminotransferase, translating into MTATAIPILDLEPEIDALWDEFSDAFQRVLRSGQFIKGPELDAFEREVADYLGTKHAIGVNSGTDALVVGLRALGIGPGDEVVTTPFSFFATAESISAVGATPVFADIDARTFNLDPDTVEPLVTERTAAVMPVHLYGGPAAIGPVLEIAERHGLAIIEDCAQSFGARFVDAAGGDGMATWHGKRTGTVGAVGAYSFFPSKNLGAFGDAGLVTTDDDALAEHMRKLRAHGALKKYHNEEVGYNSRLDALQAAFLRVKLPHIGDQNAGRRRVAETYNRLLADVEGVVAPAVVPGHVFHQYTVRILGGKRDAAAAALKAQGIQTMIYYPVPQHRLPVYDHLASDCPVSDQLAGEVLSLPIWPQLDEATIRHIAGALAEAVR; encoded by the coding sequence ATGACCGCCACCGCCATCCCCATCCTCGACCTGGAGCCGGAGATCGATGCGCTCTGGGATGAGTTCAGCGACGCGTTCCAGCGCGTGCTCCGCTCCGGGCAGTTCATCAAAGGCCCCGAACTCGACGCCTTCGAGCGCGAGGTGGCGGACTACCTCGGGACGAAGCACGCCATCGGGGTCAACTCCGGGACAGACGCGCTCGTGGTCGGCCTCCGGGCGCTCGGCATCGGCCCAGGCGACGAGGTCGTCACGACGCCGTTCTCGTTCTTCGCCACGGCCGAGTCGATCAGCGCCGTCGGCGCGACGCCCGTCTTCGCCGACATCGACGCGCGGACGTTCAACCTCGACCCGGACACCGTCGAGCCGCTCGTGACCGAGCGCACGGCGGCCGTCATGCCGGTCCACCTCTACGGCGGCCCCGCCGCCATCGGGCCGGTCCTGGAGATCGCCGAGCGGCACGGCCTGGCGATCATCGAGGACTGCGCGCAGTCGTTCGGCGCGCGCTTCGTGGACGCGGCGGGCGGCGACGGCATGGCGACGTGGCACGGCAAGAGGACGGGGACGGTCGGCGCGGTCGGGGCGTACTCGTTCTTCCCGTCCAAGAACCTCGGGGCCTTCGGCGACGCCGGCCTCGTCACAACCGACGACGACGCCCTCGCCGAGCACATGCGGAAGCTACGGGCGCACGGCGCGCTCAAGAAGTACCACAACGAAGAGGTCGGCTACAACTCGCGCCTCGACGCGCTCCAGGCGGCGTTCCTCCGGGTCAAGCTGCCGCACATCGGGGACCAGAACGCGGGCCGCCGCCGCGTGGCCGAGACCTACAACCGGCTCCTCGCTGACGTCGAGGGCGTCGTCGCGCCGGCCGTCGTGCCGGGGCACGTCTTCCACCAGTACACCGTCCGCATCCTCGGCGGCAAGCGCGACGCGGCCGCGGCGGCGCTGAAGGCGCAGGGCATCCAGACGATGATCTACTACCCGGTGCCGCAGCACCGCCTCCCGGTCTACGACCACCTGGCGTCGGACTGCCCCGTCAGCGACCAGCTCGCGGGCGAGGTGCTCAGCCTCCCGATCTGGCCCCAGCTCGACGAAGCCACGATCCGCCACATCGCTGGCGCACTCGCCGAGGCCGTCCGGTAG
- a CDS encoding sulfotransferase translates to MPALAFLLYDNRSGSTLLSALLSEHAGVAVSHETDLVAAVLEAPGPREVQGAALADYLYASTRFGELGLDRGAVAQALGAHGATLTRQAALRTLVRHYFEAQAPAAEAWVVKGPRLHYHLRALAAAFPEAALLHLVRDGRAVFRSKRATPSGHALRTGAREVMDDDLVRAAHNWQRKIALVDAFDGLAVHAVRYEDLLCAPEAELGRLLDAAGVSDAGRTRSATRAEFVQAQVGGTYHGIHASVAGDLDPAKAARWRTDLAPDEIALYEALAGDALARYGYERTATVPGSWAGRVRQRVRLLGLRVRRERSRWAAAAKAVRRGEAGRVLRGKAFEWKARRVGPEAS, encoded by the coding sequence ATGCCCGCCCTCGCATTCCTCCTCTACGACAACCGCTCCGGCTCGACGCTCCTCTCGGCGCTGCTGAGCGAGCACGCCGGCGTCGCCGTCTCGCACGAGACCGACCTCGTGGCGGCAGTTCTGGAGGCGCCGGGGCCGCGCGAGGTCCAGGGGGCCGCGCTCGCGGATTACCTCTACGCCTCCACGCGCTTCGGTGAACTCGGGCTGGACCGGGGCGCGGTCGCGCAGGCGCTGGGCGCGCACGGGGCGACGCTGACGCGGCAGGCGGCGCTGCGCACGCTCGTCCGGCACTACTTCGAGGCGCAGGCTCCGGCGGCCGAGGCGTGGGTCGTCAAGGGCCCCCGCCTGCACTACCACCTCCGCGCGCTCGCGGCGGCGTTCCCCGAGGCGGCGCTGCTGCACCTCGTCCGCGACGGGCGCGCCGTCTTCCGGTCGAAGCGCGCCACACCCTCGGGCCACGCGCTGCGGACGGGCGCGCGCGAGGTGATGGACGACGACCTCGTCCGCGCCGCCCACAACTGGCAGCGCAAGATCGCGCTCGTCGACGCCTTCGACGGGCTGGCCGTCCACGCGGTCCGCTACGAGGACCTGCTCTGCGCGCCCGAGGCCGAGCTGGGCCGCCTCCTCGACGCCGCCGGCGTGTCGGATGCGGGCCGCACCCGGAGCGCCACCCGCGCCGAGTTCGTGCAGGCGCAGGTCGGGGGCACCTACCACGGCATCCACGCGAGCGTGGCCGGGGACCTGGACCCGGCGAAGGCCGCCCGCTGGCGGACCGACCTGGCACCGGACGAGATCGCCCTCTACGAAGCGCTGGCCGGCGACGCGCTGGCGCGCTACGGCTACGAGCGAACGGCGACGGTGCCCGGCTCCTGGGCCGGCCGGGTGCGGCAGCGCGTGCGGCTGCTCGGGCTGCGGGTCCGCCGCGAGCGGAGCCGGTGGGCCGCCGCCGCGAAGGCGGTCCGGCGCGGCGAGGCGGGGCGCGTCCTGCGCGGCAAAGCCTTCGAGTGGAAAGCGCGGCGGGTGGGGCCGGAGGCGTCGTGA
- a CDS encoding sulfotransferase domain-containing protein yields MLTRTAKRTIKEGLMLPRRLTSARRVLPDFLLIGAQKAGTTSLYHYLTQHPRVLPVHRKEVHYFDIGYRRGLGWYRSFFPTAREVQREAALTGEASPYYLFHPQVPARIRQDLPDAKLIVLMRNPVDRAYSHYHHEVRKGYETLPFEEAVDREEERIAEETARLGADPAYYSQAHRSFSYLARGRYLEQLRPWIDRFGREQMLLLPGERMYADPQGVLDAVCGFLGIEPFGGFRFRKHNDFRYDPLDPALRARLAAYFRPHNEALYDALGEDYGWEREAAAG; encoded by the coding sequence ATGCTGACACGCACCGCCAAGCGGACCATCAAAGAGGGGCTGATGCTCCCGCGCCGCCTCACGAGCGCGCGCCGGGTGCTGCCGGACTTCCTGCTGATCGGCGCGCAGAAGGCGGGGACGACGTCGCTCTACCACTACCTCACCCAGCACCCCCGCGTCCTGCCGGTGCACCGGAAGGAGGTCCACTACTTCGACATCGGCTACCGCCGCGGCCTGGGCTGGTACCGTTCCTTCTTTCCGACCGCGCGCGAGGTCCAGCGGGAGGCGGCCCTGACCGGCGAGGCGAGCCCGTACTACCTCTTCCACCCGCAGGTCCCGGCCCGCATCCGCCAGGACCTCCCGGACGCGAAGCTGATCGTGCTGATGCGTAACCCGGTGGACCGGGCGTACTCGCACTACCACCACGAAGTCCGCAAGGGCTACGAGACGCTGCCGTTCGAGGAGGCCGTGGACCGGGAGGAAGAGCGGATCGCGGAAGAGACGGCCCGGCTCGGAGCCGACCCCGCCTACTACAGCCAGGCGCACCGTTCGTTCTCGTACCTCGCGCGCGGGCGCTACCTGGAGCAGCTCCGCCCGTGGATCGACCGCTTCGGGCGGGAGCAGATGCTGCTGCTGCCGGGCGAGCGGATGTACGCCGACCCCCAGGGCGTCCTCGACGCCGTGTGCGGCTTCCTCGGGATCGAGCCGTTCGGCGGGTTCCGCTTTCGCAAGCACAACGACTTCCGCTACGACCCCCTCGACCCGGCGCTGCGCGCCCGGCTGGCGGCCTACTTCCGGCCCCACAACGAGGCCCTCTACGACGCCCTCGGCGAGGACTACGGCTGGGAGCGCGAGGCGGCGGCGGGATGA
- the wecB gene encoding UDP-N-acetylglucosamine 2-epimerase (non-hydrolyzing), translated as MNVLTVIGARPQFVKAGPLSKALRRAGHREVIVHTGQHYDAAMSDQIFTDLEIPAPDYNLDVRSGSHGAQTGRMLAALEEVLLGEQPDLVIVFGDTNTTIAAALAAVKLHQKVLHIEAGLRSFNRAMPEEINRVLTDHCSDFLFAPTDSAVENLTREGLAHRTYRVGDIMVDSLLDRLEIARERSDILARVGVEDGGYYLLTLHRPYNVDDPKRLAAMLGALGRLGRPVVFPAHPRTRAVLEQHALAVPEAVRLLEPQGFLDFVRLEAGAVKILTDSGGVQKEAYILGTPCVTLRPETEWVETIEAGWNVLADPEDAGFADLVLGFDPVGAQPDLFGRNVAEEMVRCIERVMEDNGGVPEPR; from the coding sequence ATGAACGTCCTCACCGTCATCGGAGCCCGCCCCCAGTTTGTCAAGGCCGGGCCACTCTCGAAAGCGCTCCGCCGCGCCGGCCACCGCGAGGTGATCGTCCACACCGGCCAGCACTACGACGCCGCCATGTCCGACCAGATCTTCACCGACCTGGAGATCCCGGCCCCGGACTACAACCTCGACGTCCGCTCCGGCTCCCACGGCGCGCAGACTGGGCGGATGCTCGCGGCGCTCGAAGAGGTGCTCCTCGGCGAGCAGCCGGACCTCGTGATCGTCTTCGGTGACACCAACACGACGATCGCGGCCGCCCTCGCGGCGGTGAAGCTGCACCAGAAAGTCCTCCACATCGAGGCCGGGCTGCGGAGCTTCAACCGTGCGATGCCCGAGGAGATCAACCGCGTCCTCACCGACCACTGCTCGGACTTCCTCTTCGCGCCGACCGACAGCGCCGTCGAGAACCTGACGCGCGAGGGGCTGGCGCACCGGACCTACCGCGTCGGCGACATCATGGTGGACAGCCTGCTGGACCGGCTGGAGATCGCCCGCGAGCGATCAGACATCCTGGCGCGCGTCGGCGTCGAGGACGGCGGGTACTACCTCCTCACGCTCCACCGCCCGTACAACGTGGACGACCCGAAGCGGCTCGCGGCAATGCTCGGCGCGCTCGGCCGGCTCGGGCGGCCGGTCGTGTTTCCCGCGCACCCGCGCACGCGCGCCGTCCTCGAGCAACATGCCCTCGCCGTGCCGGAGGCGGTGCGCCTCCTGGAGCCGCAGGGCTTCCTCGATTTCGTTCGCCTCGAAGCCGGGGCCGTCAAAATCCTGACCGACTCCGGCGGCGTGCAGAAAGAGGCCTACATCCTCGGCACACCCTGCGTCACGCTCCGCCCCGAGACCGAGTGGGTCGAGACCATCGAGGCCGGCTGGAACGTGCTCGCCGACCCCGAGGACGCGGGCTTCGCCGACCTCGTGCTGGGCTTCGACCCCGTGGGCGCGCAGCCGGACCTCTTCGGGCGCAACGTGGCCGAGGAGATGGTGCGCTGCATCGAGCGCGTGATGGAGGACAACGGCGGGGTCCCCGAGCCCAGGTAG
- a CDS encoding immunity 53 family protein, giving the protein MNTLQEIECWYSLQCDGDWEHTYGVGIGTPDNPGWTVTIDLHETELEGALFEALWQGNADEDEDWLQLRVEAGQFKGAGDPSKLDVILRAFLEWSRQHTGT; this is encoded by the coding sequence ATGAATACGCTTCAGGAAATCGAGTGCTGGTATTCTTTGCAGTGCGATGGAGATTGGGAGCATACGTATGGCGTGGGCATCGGAACGCCTGACAACCCTGGATGGACCGTTACGATCGACCTCCACGAGACAGAACTCGAAGGCGCTCTGTTTGAAGCCCTATGGCAGGGAAACGCAGATGAGGATGAGGACTGGTTACAACTCAGGGTCGAGGCTGGACAATTCAAAGGAGCGGGCGATCCATCGAAGCTAGACGTGATTCTCCGGGCGTTCCTCGAATGGTCTCGGCAGCATACAGGGACATAG
- a CDS encoding DUF6625 family protein, with protein sequence MRSLRLLTTWSGPLPAYLPLFLKTAAGNPTVDFVFVADAPAPPELPANVTWVERAFPDLLAEMGAALGVRLPAGDPYKMCDLKPTFGVTLAHLIGDADFWGHIDCDLVLGDLRASFTDAVLGAHDLLTLRGRGIMHGPLTVYRNTDPVNRLFEQAAGWRETLSLPRCAGFDETCGWRRWKGEPRPEGTPESMTDAAMRAVAAGAVCWYDPDHVKESAPYRSMDVRWEQRDGLGRLTDEHARSLAFYHLLFAKDDRRFRIPTWPLGAVPEAFTLTRWGVRPVRQPSAVRSAVSGIWAAPQRVRAQLARLVPKARPGFALGGDEDRVI encoded by the coding sequence ATGCGCTCTCTCCGTCTGCTCACCACCTGGAGCGGCCCCCTGCCCGCCTACCTGCCGCTGTTCCTCAAGACAGCCGCAGGCAACCCGACCGTCGACTTCGTTTTCGTGGCAGACGCGCCAGCCCCGCCGGAGCTCCCGGCCAACGTGACCTGGGTGGAGCGGGCGTTTCCTGACTTGCTGGCCGAGATGGGCGCGGCCCTCGGGGTCCGGCTCCCGGCGGGTGACCCGTACAAGATGTGCGACCTGAAGCCCACGTTCGGGGTGACGCTGGCGCACCTCATCGGCGACGCGGACTTCTGGGGACACATCGACTGTGATCTCGTGCTCGGTGACCTCCGGGCGTCGTTTACGGACGCCGTGCTGGGCGCGCACGACCTCCTGACGCTGCGCGGCCGGGGGATAATGCACGGCCCGCTCACGGTCTACCGGAACACGGACCCTGTGAACCGGCTCTTCGAGCAGGCTGCCGGCTGGCGCGAGACCCTCAGCCTGCCTCGCTGCGCCGGGTTCGACGAGACCTGCGGCTGGCGGCGGTGGAAAGGCGAGCCGCGACCCGAAGGCACGCCGGAGTCGATGACGGACGCGGCCATGCGCGCCGTCGCAGCCGGAGCGGTGTGCTGGTACGACCCCGACCACGTCAAAGAGTCGGCCCCCTACCGGTCGATGGACGTGCGCTGGGAGCAGCGGGACGGGCTCGGTCGCCTGACGGACGAGCACGCCCGGAGCCTCGCGTTCTACCACCTCCTGTTCGCCAAAGACGACCGGCGCTTCCGCATCCCGACCTGGCCGCTCGGTGCCGTGCCGGAAGCGTTCACGCTGACGCGGTGGGGTGTGCGGCCAGTTCGCCAGCCCTCGGCCGTGCGCAGTGCCGTGTCGGGCATCTGGGCGGCTCCGCAGCGCGTCCGGGCGCAGCTTGCCCGGCTCGTCCCGAAGGCCCGCCCAGGATTCGCGCTCGGCGGAGACGAAGACCGAGTCATCTGA
- a CDS encoding lipopolysaccharide biosynthesis protein translates to MSAGPDSDTGPDAGPEAQAPSLTRSTLGGLLWNFSGAGVQALLRIGVLLVLARLLTPADFGVVSAALVVVYFSEIFSQLGIGPALVQRPGLSDDHLRTGFTVSTLCGVALAGVVVWGAPAMAAFFRMPPLADVLRVLAWVFPLKGLALVAESLLYRELQFRWIATRDVLAYFVGYGLVGLGLAFGGFGVWALVWAHLAETVVRTGVLLAARRHPKRPQVALGPLRELVYYGGGFTVARISNYVAQQGNNLIIGRLLGASALGLYGRAFQLTTMPVILAGGVLDKVLFPAMAKIQGDAARLRRIFLEGTSVLNLLTLPLSAASVALAPEIVGVLLGPDWLAAVVPFQVLALGMMLRTSYKIGDALARATGAVYNRAWRKAVYAGCVLAGSLAGSAWGIEGVAVGILLALVGNFFLVADLSLRLTGVTWGYFLRMHVPPLLLAALVFGTSFGLAEVLRSVAAPAALVALSGMGAAGLLSLGLVLAFPAFFVGADGLRLIGTLLRHLPARFQALGWAQRFRQTPA, encoded by the coding sequence ATGAGCGCCGGCCCTGACAGCGACACCGGCCCCGACGCGGGACCGGAGGCGCAGGCACCGAGCCTGACGCGGAGCACGCTCGGCGGGCTGCTGTGGAACTTCTCCGGGGCCGGCGTGCAGGCGCTGCTCCGCATCGGCGTGCTCCTGGTGCTGGCCCGGCTGCTGACCCCGGCCGACTTCGGCGTGGTCTCGGCGGCACTCGTGGTGGTCTACTTCTCCGAGATCTTCTCCCAACTCGGCATCGGCCCGGCGCTCGTGCAGCGGCCCGGCCTGAGCGATGACCACCTGCGGACGGGCTTCACGGTCTCGACGCTCTGCGGGGTCGCCCTCGCCGGGGTCGTGGTGTGGGGGGCTCCGGCGATGGCGGCGTTCTTTCGGATGCCGCCGCTGGCCGACGTGCTGCGCGTGCTGGCGTGGGTATTCCCGCTCAAAGGCCTCGCGCTCGTCGCCGAGTCGCTGCTCTACCGGGAGCTGCAGTTCCGCTGGATCGCCACGCGCGACGTGCTGGCGTACTTCGTCGGCTACGGTCTCGTCGGGCTTGGGCTGGCGTTCGGCGGCTTCGGGGTGTGGGCGCTGGTGTGGGCGCACCTCGCCGAGACGGTCGTGCGGACGGGCGTGCTGCTGGCGGCGCGGCGGCACCCGAAGCGGCCCCAGGTCGCCCTCGGCCCGCTGCGCGAACTGGTCTACTACGGCGGCGGCTTCACCGTGGCGCGCATCTCGAACTACGTCGCGCAGCAGGGCAACAACCTCATCATCGGGCGGCTCCTCGGTGCCTCCGCGCTCGGCCTCTACGGGCGCGCGTTCCAGCTTACCACGATGCCGGTCATCCTCGCCGGCGGCGTCCTGGACAAGGTGCTCTTCCCGGCGATGGCCAAGATCCAGGGGGACGCGGCCCGGCTGCGCCGCATCTTCCTCGAAGGCACGTCGGTGCTGAACCTCCTCACGCTGCCGCTCAGCGCGGCGTCGGTCGCCCTCGCTCCCGAGATCGTGGGCGTGCTGCTGGGGCCGGACTGGCTCGCCGCCGTGGTGCCCTTCCAGGTGCTAGCCCTCGGGATGATGCTCCGCACGAGCTACAAGATCGGCGACGCGCTCGCGCGGGCGACCGGGGCGGTCTACAACCGGGCGTGGCGCAAGGCCGTCTACGCCGGGTGCGTGCTCGCCGGCTCGCTCGCCGGCTCGGCGTGGGGGATCGAGGGCGTGGCGGTGGGAATCCTGCTCGCGCTGGTGGGCAACTTTTTCCTCGTGGCCGACCTCAGCCTCCGGCTTACGGGGGTGACATGGGGCTATTTCCTGCGGATGCACGTCCCGCCGCTGCTGCTGGCCGCGCTCGTCTTTGGCACGTCGTTTGGCCTGGCCGAGGTGCTGCGTAGCGTCGCCGCGCCCGCGGCCCTCGTCGCCCTCAGTGGGATGGGGGCCGCCGGGCTGCTCAGCCTCGGCCTCGTGCTGGCCTTCCCGGCCTTCTTCGTCGGGGCCGACGGGCTCCGGCTGATCGGGACGCTCCTCCGCCACCTGCCCGCCCGCTTCCAGGCCCTCGGCTGGGCGCAGCGCTTCCGCCAGACTCCGGCCTGA
- a CDS encoding glycosyltransferase family 4 protein, which yields MRVLLNAPDPDNHGGVANYCKSLLPHFRTQVEVLHRGSRHGEAGAPARVRRLAGDTVRLLRTLGRQRFDVVHQNTSFYGPGLARDAVLANRAKAAGAKLFIRLHGWDAAFEPTFNSRRFGWVKRQYFNADAVAVDADEYEQKLRAWGYGGPIHRETTVVDDGLLAQHAGAKPEGPLTVLFLARLAEDKGVFTTLEAVRLVQERHPEVRLIVAGEGPVRAGAEAWVAERAMPGVRFTGYVRDADKAAVFAESDVYLLPTLHGEGLPTSILEAMAFGLPVITRPMGGIGDHLTSGEHGFLTERTDPDAFATFVTRLAEDAGLRRAQSERNRATARERYLASTVAARLEGIYQTVAAA from the coding sequence ATGCGCGTCCTGCTTAACGCCCCCGACCCCGACAACCACGGCGGCGTCGCCAACTACTGCAAGTCCCTGCTGCCGCACTTCCGCACCCAGGTCGAGGTGCTGCACCGGGGCTCGCGCCACGGCGAGGCCGGCGCGCCCGCCCGCGTCCGCCGCCTCGCCGGCGACACCGTGCGCCTCCTCCGTACCCTCGGCAGGCAGCGCTTCGACGTGGTCCACCAGAACACCTCGTTCTACGGGCCAGGGCTGGCGCGCGACGCTGTCCTCGCCAACCGGGCGAAGGCCGCCGGCGCAAAACTCTTCATCCGACTCCACGGCTGGGACGCGGCCTTCGAGCCGACCTTCAACAGCCGCCGCTTCGGCTGGGTCAAGCGCCAGTACTTCAACGCCGACGCGGTTGCGGTCGACGCCGACGAGTACGAGCAGAAGCTGCGAGCGTGGGGCTACGGCGGCCCGATTCACCGCGAGACGACGGTCGTGGACGACGGCCTCCTCGCGCAGCACGCCGGCGCCAAGCCCGAAGGCCCGCTGACCGTCCTCTTCCTCGCCCGCCTCGCCGAAGACAAGGGCGTCTTCACCACGCTCGAAGCCGTCCGCCTCGTGCAGGAGCGCCACCCCGAGGTCCGCCTCATCGTCGCGGGCGAGGGGCCCGTCCGGGCCGGTGCCGAGGCGTGGGTCGCCGAGCGGGCGATGCCGGGGGTCCGGTTCACGGGCTACGTCCGCGACGCCGACAAGGCCGCCGTCTTCGCCGAGTCCGACGTCTACCTCCTCCCGACGCTCCACGGCGAGGGGCTGCCCACCTCGATTCTCGAAGCGATGGCCTTCGGCCTCCCGGTCATCACCCGCCCGATGGGCGGCATCGGGGACCACCTCACCAGCGGCGAGCACGGCTTCCTCACCGAGCGCACCGACCCCGACGCCTTCGCCACCTTCGTCACGCGGCTGGCCGAGGACGCCGGCCTCCGCCGGGCGCAGAGCGAGCGCAACCGCGCGACCGCCCGCGAGCGCTATCTCGCCTCGACCGTCGCCGCCCGCCTCGAAGGCATCTACCAAACCGTCGCCGCGGCATGA
- a CDS encoding sugar transferase: MAYPPMDATATLGPPALDAVTVTRRAERVSEPVASSALVGVPVVRPAGARTQVVATTDRAVIEALPAGTEAIVNGARLNDVRYLNKFFEAVNAALPTGGTFAGCVQTSELRKRAVFGAHPRWIAWLVYAVEFLFTRAFPKLKPTQRLYFALTKGRGRAFSKAEVLGRLVSCGFEIVEHYDSDDGLFRFVVRKERAPAFDENPSYGPVFKMKRVGRGGEPVHVYKLRTMHPYAEYLQAYLYATNSLDEKGKFRDDFRITTWGRTFRRLWIDELPMLLNWLRGDLRLVGVRPISEHYLSLYPEALAAQRCRHKPGLVPPFYADLPNGFEEVLDSEAAYLEAYERAPVRTNVRYFGRAMYNIFVKRARSQ; the protein is encoded by the coding sequence ATGGCTTACCCCCCGATGGACGCGACGGCCACCCTCGGCCCCCCAGCACTCGATGCCGTGACCGTGACGCGGCGCGCGGAAAGGGTTTCCGAGCCGGTCGCCTCCAGCGCCCTTGTCGGCGTGCCGGTCGTCCGGCCGGCCGGGGCCCGGACCCAGGTCGTGGCGACAACCGACCGCGCCGTGATCGAGGCGCTGCCTGCCGGGACCGAGGCCATCGTCAACGGCGCGCGCCTCAACGACGTCCGCTACCTCAACAAGTTTTTCGAGGCCGTCAACGCAGCCCTGCCCACAGGCGGGACGTTCGCCGGGTGCGTACAGACGTCGGAGCTCCGCAAGCGGGCCGTCTTCGGCGCTCACCCGCGGTGGATTGCGTGGCTCGTCTACGCGGTCGAGTTCCTCTTCACGCGCGCCTTCCCCAAGCTGAAGCCCACGCAGCGCCTCTACTTCGCCCTCACGAAGGGGCGGGGCCGTGCCTTCTCGAAGGCCGAGGTGCTGGGCCGGCTCGTCTCGTGCGGGTTTGAGATCGTCGAGCACTACGACAGCGACGACGGCCTCTTCCGCTTCGTCGTGCGCAAGGAGCGCGCCCCGGCCTTCGACGAGAACCCGTCCTACGGGCCTGTCTTCAAGATGAAGCGCGTCGGGCGCGGCGGGGAGCCGGTCCACGTCTACAAGCTCCGCACGATGCACCCCTACGCGGAGTACCTCCAGGCCTACCTCTACGCCACCAACAGCCTCGACGAGAAGGGCAAGTTCAGGGACGACTTCCGCATCACGACCTGGGGCCGCACCTTCCGCAGGCTCTGGATCGACGAGCTGCCGATGCTCCTCAACTGGCTGCGCGGCGACCTCCGACTCGTCGGCGTCCGCCCGATCTCGGAGCACTACCTGAGCCTCTACCCTGAGGCCCTCGCCGCGCAGCGCTGCCGCCACAAGCCCGGCCTCGTCCCGCCCTTCTACGCCGACCTCCCGAACGGCTTCGAGGAAGTCCTCGACTCCGAGGCGGCCTACCTGGAGGCCTACGAGCGCGCCCCGGTGCGGACAAACGTGCGCTACTTCGGGCGGGCGATGTATAACATCTTCGTCAAGCGCGCCCGCAGCCAGTAG